The sequence ATTTAGTTCCCAAATGAAATACGATGACTCAGTGGAAAAACTGGTTCCAAGTGCACACACTCTAGCAGTATCATCCTTTACAAAATTCCTCGACTCCCATAGTGAACTGAAGAATGTCGATCCCAAAGAATGGGATTTCTTTGTCACTGTGGCAGGTATTTCCGTTGGACTTACAGGTTTATCCGAAAAGGTGAGAAGTACAACCGAGTACAATAGGCTAACAAAGATACTATCGTCAAAGATCATAAAATGGAATAAACAGGGTGAACTTGCCCTGAGTGATCTGGTTACAGTAATGACGAAATATCGGGAAGAAATGATGCGCCTCCCTCCTGATGAATTCACCAAAATGTGGGCCGCGGTGATAGGAGCTTGGTGTCTTGCCAATCTTAAATTGGAAGTCCCAAGAGAACAACCCAGTAAGCTAATGACTGAGCTTGGGATGCTTCTCATCGTTTCATTTCACGATTGGTGGAGTTCCAAATAGTGGTTGCAGTGATCTTAAAAGAGAGAATTGGCCTTAAAGTTTGGGTTGCCCATTAGCTGGTAAGTCAAGTGGGCACAGACGTTCCCGTAAACCAGAAGTTCGGTGTTCTTCCTCGTCCGAGCTCGCGCGAAGGTTGGGGTCGAATTTTGAATCGTGCATCGCAGAAAAGAGGTGGCTCGATCGTGCCATGCACTGCTCAAGTACAGGCCTTGTTCACCAGCTACTTTTCTTTTCATGGCTCCACAAACGTGGGGCGAGTCCCGATATCGAGCATCGGCACTCCACAACAGCCGCGCTATTGGACGACTCGATTCTTCGGGCCGTTGTCTATCGGATCACATGACTGTTACGAGATAACGACAGCGGCGATCAGCGAGAGACTGCCTCGCACATGCCGAGCAGAAGACTCTTTATCATGAGCAGACGGGAGCGTGACTCCACCCAGGCCTCACCAGAGCCCTTCCCCTACGTACATCAGTAATGATTATGTCGATTGATCCAGAGGTGGTGGGGGGCACGCGTGTGGATAACTAAGGGGGCGGATACCTTTTATATCACATCAAGACGACACGGAGGATCAGCTCTCCTATCGGTTCCGGTGTTGTAACCGCCTGAGGGCCTCCTGATAGACCGCGAGATCTTCTCGCCTCCCAATGGCGACGACTTCGACCAGGATCTCGTGGTCGAGGATTCGGTACACGATGCGGATCGATTTTCTCGCGGCGTAGAGTTTGTAGTAGCCAGTGAGATCAAGACCTGCTCGATTGCCAAGATGTTCGCCGAGCCGTGGAGCGGTTTCGAGTTTTCTAAGCTGCTTCGCAACCGGTTCTTTCAGCGATCCGTCAAGCCGCCGAAAGTCATCCGCGGCCGGGGCAGTCAGGACGACGCTATACCGCAAGTCGTTGCTCCTTCAGCAACGACTCCAGCGGAACGGTTTTCTTTCCTTTCTTGCGTGCCCGCTGCGTGACAAGGCGATGGATCTCTATGTGTTCCAGGAGATCAAGCGCCTCCGCCATCTTTTCATAGTCATCCACCGGTAGGATCACAGCTTCCACCCGATTGTTTTTGAGAACGACCACTCGTCGCCGATGCTGAGCCTTCAGATCGGTCAGCACCTTTCCGAAGGAGCGCGCAACTCGAGATGCGCTGAGGATTTCTTCCTTCTTATAGGCCACGGCCATATGGTACCTCATGAGTTAATCATATGTGCAATATAGCGCACAATTTTACGCAATCACAAGGATAAGAATTCGATGAGGCAAAGAAGTAAAGAGAGCGCCGATTTTTTTCTATGGCTGGTTCTTGGCAGACGAACGGTAGGCAAGGTGCAGGGCAATTCCCAGAATGATAGAAAAAAACAGCCCAACGCCAAGCTGAAAATCGAAGCTCAGTGGTCCAACATAAATTTTATACAGCTGCAAAATGACCAGGGGGACGATCACCGCCAGAATGAGCACGATCATGTGTCGTCGCAAATAGATCGGCTCGCCTGGTTTGCGTCCACCTCTTCCCACTCTGGTCACTCCTCAATGGTCGAAATATCTCCCGGGTCTTGGCCCAGTTCTTTCGCTTTGAGGACACGGCGCATGATTTTTCCGGACCGAGTCTTGGGCAGTGACGGGACGATATCAATTTCAGACGGCACCCCAATTTTACCCAATTCTTTCAAGACTTGATCCTTGATCGACTTGATCAGCTCCGGACTTTCCTGTTCTCCCTGCTTCAAGATGATGAACGCCTTGATGGATTCACCGACTGTCTTATGCGGTTTGCCGATCACCGCGGCCTCTGCGACGGCAGGATGACTGACCAAGGCGCTTTCAACCTCGGCGGTGCCAAGCCGATTGCCGGCAACCTTAATCACGTCATCGGCTCTGCCCATGAACCAAAAGTAACCGTCTGCGTCTTTATGACAGATGTCGCCAGCCGTATAGCAGTTGGGAATCGTATTCCAATAGGTTTTGTACCGCTCCGGGTCCTTGTAGATGGTGCGCATCATAGCGGGCCAAGGCTTTTTGATCACGGCAAATCCGCCTGCGTTTGCCGGTAGGCTGTTTCCTTGGCGGTCGACCACATCAGCCTCTATCCCCAGGAATGGACGCGTGGCTGATCCGGGTTTCAATGGCACGGTAGGAAGAGGAGTAATGAGGATGGATCCGGTTTCGGTCTGCCACCAGGTATCCATGATGGGTTTGTCTTCTCCTGTCGCACGATGAAACCACTCCCAGGCTTCTGGGTTGATCGGTTCTCCTACGCTGCCAAGGATACGGAGTGTCGAGAGATCAAATTTCTTTGGCCAGTCCTCGCCGTAGCGCATAAGCAGCCGAATCGCGGTTGGGGTCGTATAGAAAATCGAGACCCCATACCGTTCGATGAGATCCCACCAGCGGCCAGGATTCGGATAGTCGGGTTTGCCTTCTGCGGTCAGAATCGTGGCACCGTTGAGAAGTGGACCATATACGATGTAGCTGTGGCCTGTGACCCAACCAGGGTCGGCGACACAGAAGTAGACATCGTCGTCTTTCAAGTCAAACACATACTTCGTCGTCGTATAGGTGCCGACCATATATCCACCGTGGACGTGGACAACCCCCTTCGGACGACCGGTCGTGCCGGATGTGTAGAGAATATAGAGCGGCGCCTCCGCATCCAATTGCTCAGCTTCGCAGACCGGCCGCTCACGCTCTAGCCACTCCTTCCAGTCGATTTCTTTGGGGGTGGTGAGGGGAATATTCTGGCTCTGCCGTTGCACGACAATCACGTGGTTGACCGATGGGCAAGTCTTCAGCGCTTCGTCCACGGCCGGTTTCAAGGGAATCGTCTTTCCACGGTCGAATCCGACATCAGCGGTGATCACCAGCTTGGCCTCTGCATCGTTGATACGATTGGCGAGGGCGGGAGCGCTGAACCCTGAATAGACGACACTGTGGATCACGCCGATTCTGGCGCAGGCCAGCATGGCGATGACTTGTTCCGGGATTTTCGGCAAATAGATGGTGACACGATCGCCTTGCTGAAGGCCAAGCTTCTTGAGGGCGTTGGCGCAACGGTTCACCAGTCGGTGCAGTTCGGCATAGGTGAAGATGCGTTCCTGATCGTGTTCGCCCACCCAGATCAAGGCCACTTTGTTCTTCCGCCAGGTTTTGATGTGGCGGTCCAGGCAGTTGTAAGCGATGTTGCATCGTGCGCCGACAAACCATTTCGCCCATGGATAATCCCACTCCAGGACCTTCCCCCAAGGAGAAAACCACTCCAGCTCCTGAGCTTCACGGCTCCAAAATGCTTCAGGGTCGGCGATGGATTCTTTGTACTTGGTCTCGTAATCTTTGATATAGGCTGCGGCTATGGTCTTGGCGGTCGGCTGGTACGTCCGACTTTCCTTCAATAGGGTCTCAATCTTTTCGCTCATGGCGGTCGCGTCTCCTGCCTCAGCACAGTCCATCGTCGACGCGTAATTATGGAGAAAGTCTGAGACGCCTGCAACCATCCATTTCCTCCCGAACACTATAGTGATGCTCCTGCGCTCATCCGGTTTCTTGACACCGGTTGAGGCGGCAGATAGGCTGACCCCATCAACGATGCTGAGTAGGCTATGAAAAATCCGTGGATCATCGTATTGGTTCTGCTTTTCGTGGTTGGGCAGTGGTTTGGGCCGTGCTCTCCTCATTCTATTTCTATCGCGCAGGCTCAATTGGGGAAGCCCGAAGGGCTCTATTACAAATCGTGGGCGATCATAATTGGGATTGAGAATTATGTGCTAGCACCGCCAATCGCCGGAGCGATCAATGACGCGAAGAAAGTCGCTGACACATTTCGGCAGTTAGGATTCGAAGAAGTTGTAGAGGTCTATGACAAGGACGCAAGCGCTCGACGGCTGCATCAGCTCTTAAACGACATGTTACCGAGAAAAGTTGGGCGCATGGATCGACTCGTGATTTTCTATGTGGGCCATACCGGCTCGATGCTAGACTCTGATGGGCAGGATCGAGGGTATCTTGTGCCGATCGACGCACCAATCAATAACCTGGCAAAGTCAGTCACAGTGGAACAGCTCAAAGAGTTTACGAGGCGGTCCGCCTCGAAGCACACACTGTTGATTCTGGACGCTCCGATCTATGGATGGGAAACCACCATACCGCAGGAGCTTACTCTGGAAGGGCGGCTCAGTCCGGAATCGGAGACCGAGCGCCGCGCGGTGCAAGTGATTAGTGCTGCCAGGAAGGGGGAAGTTTCGGCGCGCCCCTATAACAGTAGTCGCTTTGTTCAGACTCTAGTGAAAGGACTGTCAGGAGCGGCGGATCTCGACAAGAACGGCTGGCTCATGGCATCCGAACTAGGCACCTATCTCGTCCAGCAAGTCGGAGCGGTGTCCAACGGCATGCAACTGCCGACCAGTCTACGCATTGAGGGCGATGGAGATACCGTGTTAGTCGAAGGACGTAAGGCTGCTTTTCTCCTGGGTGCCGAGCCCCAGACTCCGTCTGAACGACAACAGGAGGCAAAGGCTCAATACGAACGTGCCTTTGCGCTGCTCCAGGAGGGAAAGGCGACCGAAGAGGCACTCGAGCGATTAAATCGCGCGATTGCTTACGATCCCACCTATGGCGACGCCTATGTACTCAAGAGCTATGTTCGATTGGAAGTGCTCCAAGACCTTGATGAAGCCTTGAATGCCGGTCTGCTCGCTGTGGAGTATGCGCCAGGAAATCCAGATTCCTATTATACGCTTGGCTTAATCTACGAAAAGCGTGGCAAGTTTGCAGATGCTGAGGTGGCGTTCCAGCAAGCGTTG is a genomic window of Candidatus Nitrospira kreftii containing:
- a CDS encoding hypothetical protein (conserved protein of unknown function) — translated: MRYSVVLTAPAADDFRRLDGSLKEPVAKQLRKLETAPRLGEHLGNRAGLDLTGYYKLYAARKSIRIVYRILDHEILVEVVAIGRREDLAVYQEALRRLQHRNR
- a CDS encoding Antitoxin; its protein translation is MAVAYKKEEILSASRVARSFGKVLTDLKAQHRRRVVVLKNNRVEAVILPVDDYEKMAEALDLLEHIEIHRLVTQRARKKGKKTVPLESLLKEQRLAV
- a CDS encoding hypothetical protein (conserved protein of unknown function) — translated: MGRGGRKPGEPIYLRRHMIVLILAVIVPLVILQLYKIYVGPLSFDFQLGVGLFFSIILGIALHLAYRSSAKNQP
- a CDS encoding Acetyl-coenzyme A synthetase: MFGRKWMVAGVSDFLHNYASTMDCAEAGDATAMSEKIETLLKESRTYQPTAKTIAAAYIKDYETKYKESIADPEAFWSREAQELEWFSPWGKVLEWDYPWAKWFVGARCNIAYNCLDRHIKTWRKNKVALIWVGEHDQERIFTYAELHRLVNRCANALKKLGLQQGDRVTIYLPKIPEQVIAMLACARIGVIHSVVYSGFSAPALANRINDAEAKLVITADVGFDRGKTIPLKPAVDEALKTCPSVNHVIVVQRQSQNIPLTTPKEIDWKEWLERERPVCEAEQLDAEAPLYILYTSGTTGRPKGVVHVHGGYMVGTYTTTKYVFDLKDDDVYFCVADPGWVTGHSYIVYGPLLNGATILTAEGKPDYPNPGRWWDLIERYGVSIFYTTPTAIRLLMRYGEDWPKKFDLSTLRILGSVGEPINPEAWEWFHRATGEDKPIMDTWWQTETGSILITPLPTVPLKPGSATRPFLGIEADVVDRQGNSLPANAGGFAVIKKPWPAMMRTIYKDPERYKTYWNTIPNCYTAGDICHKDADGYFWFMGRADDVIKVAGNRLGTAEVESALVSHPAVAEAAVIGKPHKTVGESIKAFIILKQGEQESPELIKSIKDQVLKELGKIGVPSEIDIVPSLPKTRSGKIMRRVLKAKELGQDPGDISTIEE
- a CDS encoding hypothetical protein (conserved protein of unknown function), which encodes MKNPWIIVLVLLFVVGQWFGPCSPHSISIAQAQLGKPEGLYYKSWAIIIGIENYVLAPPIAGAINDAKKVADTFRQLGFEEVVEVYDKDASARRLHQLLNDMLPRKVGRMDRLVIFYVGHTGSMLDSDGQDRGYLVPIDAPINNLAKSVTVEQLKEFTRRSASKHTLLILDAPIYGWETTIPQELTLEGRLSPESETERRAVQVISAARKGEVSARPYNSSRFVQTLVKGLSGAADLDKNGWLMASELGTYLVQQVGAVSNGMQLPTSLRIEGDGDTVLVEGRKAAFLLGAEPQTPSERQQEAKAQYERAFALLQEGKATEEALERLNRAIAYDPTYGDAYVLKSYVRLEVLQDLDEALNAGLLAVEYAPGNPDSYYTLGLIYEKRGKFADAEVAFQQALRADNTYQDVYFALGTLYADHLNDQQKSVEAFRRYLELGGAHDRARAVVGQADRTPKP